A genome region from Cucumis sativus cultivar 9930 chromosome 4, Cucumber_9930_V3, whole genome shotgun sequence includes the following:
- the LOC101205215 gene encoding lipid droplet phospholipase 1, with translation MENGVSDNGVCSSESVNGGQDVWSSKESDSLSADHFVVMVNGIMGSSTDWRYAAEQFVKRLPDKVFVHCSERNVSKLTLDGVDVMGDRLAEEILEVIQRKPNLRKISFVAHSVGGLVARYAIGKLYRPPETEQLEAPSTNGQPQESFGTIGGLEPVNFVTVATPHLGSRGNKQVPFLFGLTAIEKIASLIIHWILRRTGEHLFMTDDDGGKPPLVQRMIEDQGEYYFMSALKSFKRRVVYSNVDYDHFVGWRTSSIRRINELPKWEDAVNEKYPHIVYEERCKGTDSENIEPTSAEVSYPDRLEEELVTGLSRLSWEKVDVSFHKSRQRLAAHSIIQVKDHTAHIEGADVIDHIIDHFQT, from the exons ATGGAAAACGGCGTTTCTGACAACGGCGTCTGCTCCTCTGAGTCGGTGAACGGTGGCCAAGATGTTTGGAGCTCTAAAGAGAGTGATTCTCTCTCCGCCGACCATTTTGTTGTCATGGTCAATGGCATAATGGGGAG TTCCACAGATTGGCGGTATGCTGCAGAGCAATTTGTTAAAAGGCTTCCTGACAAGGTTTTTGTTCATT GTAGTGAGCGAAATGTATCTAAATTGACACTAGATGGCGTCGATGTGATGGGTGATCGATTGGCTGAAGAG ATTCTTGAAGTGATTCAGAGAAAGCCCAATCTACGGAAGATCTCCTTTGTTGCTCATTCTGTGGGAGGATTAGTAGCAAGATATGCCATTGGCAAACTATATAGACCGCCTGAGACTGAGCAATTAGAGGCGCCATCTACAAATGGACAACCTCAAGAGTCATTTGGTACAATAGGTGGTCTGGAGCCTGTCAACTTTGTCACTGTTGCCACACCTCACCTTGGTTCAAGGGGTAATAAGCAG GTACCATTTCTTTTTGGCCTAACTGCCATTGAGAAAATTGCGAGTTTGATTATCCATTGGATACTTAGAAGAACAGGCGAACACCTTTTTATGACTGATGATGATGGAGGAAAGCCTCCACTGGTTCAACGCATGATAGAAGATCAAGGCGAATACTATTTCAT GTCTGCATTGAAGTCTTTCAAGCGCAGGGTTGTCTACTCTAATGTTGACTATGACC ATTTTGTTGGTTGGAGAACATCATCAATTAGACGTATAAATGAGTTGCCAAAG TGGGAAGACGCGGTCAATGAAAAGTATCCTCATATTGTTTATGAAGAACGCTGCAAGGGTACCGATTCTGAGAACATTGAACCCACGTCAGCAGAAGTTAGCTATCCTGATAGGCTGGAAG AGGAACTGGTGACGGGTCTATCTCGTTTGTCATGGGAAAAAGTAGATGTTAGTTTTCACAAATCAAGACAGAGGCTTGCAGCTCATAGCATTATTCAG GTGAAAGATCACACTGCACACATAGAAGGAGCCGATGTCATAGATCACATTATCGATCATTTTCAAACTTGA